One Mugil cephalus isolate CIBA_MC_2020 chromosome 10, CIBA_Mcephalus_1.1, whole genome shotgun sequence genomic window carries:
- the rfx4 gene encoding transcription factor RFX4 isoform X1 encodes MHCGLLEEPDMDSTESWIERCLNESESKRYSSHTSLGNMSNDEHEEKENNRASKPHSTPATLEWLDENYEIAEGVCIPRSALYMHYLDFSEKHDTQPVNAASFGKIIRQQFPALTTRRLGTRGQSKYHYYGIAVKETSQYYDVMYSKKGAAWVNETGKKEVTKQTVAYSPRSKLGTLLPEFPNVKDLNLPASLPEERVSTFIMMYRTHCQRILDTVIRANFDEVQSFLLHFWQGMPPHMLPVLGSPTVVNIVGVCDSILYKAISGVLMPTVLQALPDSLTQVIRKFAKQLDEWLKIALHDLPENLRNIKFELSRRFSQILKRQTSLNHLCQASRTVINSADITFQMLEDWRNVDLNSITKQTLYTMEDSQEEHRQLIIHLYQEFDRLLEEQSPIEAYIEWLDSMVDRCVVKVAGKRPGCLKKVAQQFLLMWSCFGTRVIRDMTLHSAPSFGSFHLIHLMFDDYVLYLLESLHCQERANDLMRAMKSEGSTAEREEEFPLAETTPTSPSPGSYSPARSVHSVGVSSASSPTAAVSPEYSGVAAAAAAAAATTGAVQSYTWSLTYTVTTAGGSTPEAEQQLSCMRSSAPVPPPSSAHRLPVYTHREEHGYTGSYNYGSYASQHPHSIQSQYPSLAHEPAIPAPLHYSAYHRSSAQYQLNGQMSRMEPCLMGSTPRLHPTPVAPRWPDVSPANSCYTSPPMHSSRYATSGDMYSPLGPRRNSEYEHSQHFPGFAYINGEATTGWAK; translated from the exons GCTAGATGAAAACTACGAGATAGCCGAAGGTGTGTGCATCCCCCGAAGCGCCCTGTACATGCATTACCTGGACTTCAGCGAAAAGCATGACACGCAGCCTGTGAACGCAGCCAGCTTTGGAAAG ATCATAAGGCAGCAGTTTCCAGCACTGACGACCAGAAGACTGGGGACAAGAGGGCAGTCCAA GTACCATTACTACGGCATCGCAGTGAAGGAGACCTCCCAGTATTATGACGTGATGTACTCCAAGAAGGGAGCGGCGTGGGTGAACGAGACGGGGAAGAAAGAGGTCACGAAGCAGACAGTGGCGTATTCACCGCGCTCCAAACTGGGGACGCTCCTGCCAGAGTTTCCAAATGTCAAAGACCTAAATTTGCCTGCCAGCCTGCCAGAAGAGAGG GTGTCAACCTTCATCATGATGTACAGAACGCACTGTCAGAGGATACTGGACACCGTGATTCGAGCCAACTTTGACGAG GTCCAAAGCTTCCTGCTGCACTTCTGGCAGGGCATGCCGCCCCACATGCTCCCTGTCCTCGGCTCGCCCACAGTGGTGAACATCGTCGGAGTTTGTGACTCCATCCTCTATAAGGCCATTTCTGGGGTGCTGATGCCCACCGTCCTGCAAGCACTGCCTGATAG TTTGACTCAGGTTATCCGAAAATTTGCCAAACAGCTCGATGAGTGGCTTAAAATAGCACTTCACGACCTTCCTGAAAACCTGAGGAATATCAAATTTGAAC tgtcGAGGAGATTTTCTCAGATTCTCAAGCGGCAAACGTCATTAAACCATCTATGTCAG gCATCTCGGACGGTGATAAACAGCGCCGACATAACCTTTCAAATGTTGGAGGACTGGAGGAACGTGGACTTGAACAGCATCACCAAGCAGACACTTTACACCATGGAAGACTCACAGGAGGAGCACAGGCAGCTTATTATCCACT TGTATCAGGAGTTTGACCGTCTGCTGGAGGAGCAGTCTCCCATCGAGGCTTACATCGAGTGGCTGGACTCGATGGTGGATCGCTGCGTCGTCAAG GTGGCAGGGAAGAGGCCCGGGTGCCTGAAGAAGGTGGCCCAACAGTTCCTGCTGATGTGGTCATGTTTTGGTACCAGAGTCATCCGGGATATGACCCTCCACAGCGCGCCCAGCTTTG GATCCTTCCACCTGATCCATCTCATGTTTGACGATTATGTGCTTTACCTGCTGGAGTCCCTGCACTGCCAGGAGAGGGCCAACGACCTCATGAGGGCCATGAAAAGCGAGGGCAGCACAG CGGAGCGAGAGGAGGAGTTCCCGCTGGCAGAAACCACTCCCACCTCCCCGTCTCCGGGGTCCTACTCTCCGGCTCGGTCCGTCCACTCGGTGGGCGTCTCCTCGGCCAGCTCCCCCACAGCGGCCGTGTCCCCGGAGTACTCGGGagtcgccgccgccgctgccgccgccgccgccaccacag GCGCTGTTCAGTCATATACCTGGTCCCTTACATACACAGTGACAACAGCAGGCGGCTCCACCCCAGAGGCCGAACAGCAGCTGTCCTGCATGAGGAGCAGCGCCCCTGTCCCGCCTCCATCTTCTGCCCACAGGCTGCCAGTCTACACCCACAGAGAGGAGCATGG GTACACTGGTAGCTACAACTATGGCAGCTACGCCAGCCAGCATCCCCACTCCATCCAGAGCCAGTACCCGAGTCTGGCCCATGAGCCGGCGATCCCAGCCCCCCTTCACTACTCCGCCTACCACCGCTCATCTGCACAG TACCAACTCAACGGCCAGATGTCTCGAATGGAGCCTTGCTTGATGGGCAGCACTCCTCGGTTGCACCCCACACCTGTCGCCCCCCGGTGGCCAGATGTGTCCCCTGCCAACAGCTGTTACACCAGCCCACCTATGCATTCATCCCGCTATGCCACCTCCGGGGACATGTACTCTCCCCTGGGCCCACGCAGAAACTCTGAGTACGAACACTCGCAGCATTTTCCCGGCTTCGCCTACATCAACGGAGAGGCCACCACGGGCTGGGCCAAATAG
- the rfx4 gene encoding transcription factor RFX4 isoform X2: MHCGLLEEPDMDSTESWIERCLNESESKRYSSHTSLGNMSNDEHEEKENNRASKPHSTPATLEWLDENYEIAEGVCIPRSALYMHYLDFSEKHDTQPVNAASFGKIIRQQFPALTTRRLGTRGQSKYHYYGIAVKETSQYYDVMYSKKGAAWVNETGKKEVTKQTVAYSPRSKLGTLLPEFPNVKDLNLPASLPEERVSTFIMMYRTHCQRILDTVIRANFDEVQSFLLHFWQGMPPHMLPVLGSPTVVNIVGVCDSILYKAISGVLMPTVLQALPDSLTQVIRKFAKQLDEWLKIALHDLPENLRNIKFELSRRFSQILKRQTSLNHLCQASRTVINSADITFQMLEDWRNVDLNSITKQTLYTMEDSQEEHRQLIIHLYQEFDRLLEEQSPIEAYIEWLDSMVDRCVVKVAGKRPGCLKKVAQQFLLMWSCFGTRVIRDMTLHSAPSFGSFHLIHLMFDDYVLYLLESLHCQERANDLMRAMKSEGSTAEREEEFPLAETTPTSPSPGSYSPARSVHSVGVSSASSPTAAVSPEYSGVAAAAAAAAATTVTTAGGSTPEAEQQLSCMRSSAPVPPPSSAHRLPVYTHREEHGYTGSYNYGSYASQHPHSIQSQYPSLAHEPAIPAPLHYSAYHRSSAQYQLNGQMSRMEPCLMGSTPRLHPTPVAPRWPDVSPANSCYTSPPMHSSRYATSGDMYSPLGPRRNSEYEHSQHFPGFAYINGEATTGWAK, encoded by the exons GCTAGATGAAAACTACGAGATAGCCGAAGGTGTGTGCATCCCCCGAAGCGCCCTGTACATGCATTACCTGGACTTCAGCGAAAAGCATGACACGCAGCCTGTGAACGCAGCCAGCTTTGGAAAG ATCATAAGGCAGCAGTTTCCAGCACTGACGACCAGAAGACTGGGGACAAGAGGGCAGTCCAA GTACCATTACTACGGCATCGCAGTGAAGGAGACCTCCCAGTATTATGACGTGATGTACTCCAAGAAGGGAGCGGCGTGGGTGAACGAGACGGGGAAGAAAGAGGTCACGAAGCAGACAGTGGCGTATTCACCGCGCTCCAAACTGGGGACGCTCCTGCCAGAGTTTCCAAATGTCAAAGACCTAAATTTGCCTGCCAGCCTGCCAGAAGAGAGG GTGTCAACCTTCATCATGATGTACAGAACGCACTGTCAGAGGATACTGGACACCGTGATTCGAGCCAACTTTGACGAG GTCCAAAGCTTCCTGCTGCACTTCTGGCAGGGCATGCCGCCCCACATGCTCCCTGTCCTCGGCTCGCCCACAGTGGTGAACATCGTCGGAGTTTGTGACTCCATCCTCTATAAGGCCATTTCTGGGGTGCTGATGCCCACCGTCCTGCAAGCACTGCCTGATAG TTTGACTCAGGTTATCCGAAAATTTGCCAAACAGCTCGATGAGTGGCTTAAAATAGCACTTCACGACCTTCCTGAAAACCTGAGGAATATCAAATTTGAAC tgtcGAGGAGATTTTCTCAGATTCTCAAGCGGCAAACGTCATTAAACCATCTATGTCAG gCATCTCGGACGGTGATAAACAGCGCCGACATAACCTTTCAAATGTTGGAGGACTGGAGGAACGTGGACTTGAACAGCATCACCAAGCAGACACTTTACACCATGGAAGACTCACAGGAGGAGCACAGGCAGCTTATTATCCACT TGTATCAGGAGTTTGACCGTCTGCTGGAGGAGCAGTCTCCCATCGAGGCTTACATCGAGTGGCTGGACTCGATGGTGGATCGCTGCGTCGTCAAG GTGGCAGGGAAGAGGCCCGGGTGCCTGAAGAAGGTGGCCCAACAGTTCCTGCTGATGTGGTCATGTTTTGGTACCAGAGTCATCCGGGATATGACCCTCCACAGCGCGCCCAGCTTTG GATCCTTCCACCTGATCCATCTCATGTTTGACGATTATGTGCTTTACCTGCTGGAGTCCCTGCACTGCCAGGAGAGGGCCAACGACCTCATGAGGGCCATGAAAAGCGAGGGCAGCACAG CGGAGCGAGAGGAGGAGTTCCCGCTGGCAGAAACCACTCCCACCTCCCCGTCTCCGGGGTCCTACTCTCCGGCTCGGTCCGTCCACTCGGTGGGCGTCTCCTCGGCCAGCTCCCCCACAGCGGCCGTGTCCCCGGAGTACTCGGGagtcgccgccgccgctgccgccgccgccgccaccacag TGACAACAGCAGGCGGCTCCACCCCAGAGGCCGAACAGCAGCTGTCCTGCATGAGGAGCAGCGCCCCTGTCCCGCCTCCATCTTCTGCCCACAGGCTGCCAGTCTACACCCACAGAGAGGAGCATGG GTACACTGGTAGCTACAACTATGGCAGCTACGCCAGCCAGCATCCCCACTCCATCCAGAGCCAGTACCCGAGTCTGGCCCATGAGCCGGCGATCCCAGCCCCCCTTCACTACTCCGCCTACCACCGCTCATCTGCACAG TACCAACTCAACGGCCAGATGTCTCGAATGGAGCCTTGCTTGATGGGCAGCACTCCTCGGTTGCACCCCACACCTGTCGCCCCCCGGTGGCCAGATGTGTCCCCTGCCAACAGCTGTTACACCAGCCCACCTATGCATTCATCCCGCTATGCCACCTCCGGGGACATGTACTCTCCCCTGGGCCCACGCAGAAACTCTGAGTACGAACACTCGCAGCATTTTCCCGGCTTCGCCTACATCAACGGAGAGGCCACCACGGGCTGGGCCAAATAG